Proteins encoded in a region of the Dasypus novemcinctus isolate mDasNov1 chromosome 24, mDasNov1.1.hap2, whole genome shotgun sequence genome:
- the LOC101434357 gene encoding doublecortin domain-containing protein 1-like — MAETQIGIAALEDGVNRLGFSSSLAKAVIKTTEDYMQPQFGPGRLLHSAVVPEGSGLQDCSTHQTASDHSHDEISDLDSYKSNSKNNSCLISESKRNRPVSVPVGQLRVAEYSSLKFQSAQNWHRIPQRLKLQSRMIRVTAYKNGSRTVFAKVTVPSITLLLEECTEKLKLNMAARRVFLADGTEALEPKDIPHEADVYVSTGEPFLDPFKKIKGRKEKKIFFNVIKKIIINKY, encoded by the exons ATGGCGGAGACGCAGATTGGAA TCGCCGCTTTGGAGGACGGAGTTAATAGGCTGGGCTTTAGTTCATCCCTGGCAAAAGCAGTTATTAAAACTACTGAAGATTATATGCAGCCTCAGTTTGGCCCCGGCAGACTTTTACATTCAGCGGTTGTGCCAGAAGGGTCAGGACTTCAAGATTGCTCCACACATCAAACAGCATCAGATCATAGCCATGATGAAATATCAGACCTAGACAGCTACAAATCAAACAGTAAAAACAATTCCTGTCTTATATCAGAATCCAAGAGAAACAGACCTGTCAGTGTTCCGGTGGGTCAACTGAGAGTTGCAGAATACTCTTCTTTAAAATTTCAGTCAGCTCAGAATTGGCATAGAATCCCTCAAAGACTGAAACTTCAATCAAGAATGATTAGAGTAACAGCTTACAAAAATGGATCTAGAACAGTCTTTGCCAAAGTTACTGTGCCATCCATCACCTTGTTGCTGGAGGAATGCACTGAAAAGCTGAAGCTGAACATGGCTGCGAGAAGAGTGTTCTTGGCAGACGGCACTGAAGCCCTTGAACCTAAAGATATACCCCATGAAGCTGATGTTTATGTTTCAACTGGAGAGCCCTTTTTAGATCcattcaaaaaaattaaaggtagaaaagaaaaaaaaatattttttaatgtaattaaaaaaataataataaataaatattaa